Proteins from a single region of Hordeum vulgare subsp. vulgare chromosome 6H, MorexV3_pseudomolecules_assembly, whole genome shotgun sequence:
- the LOC123401974 gene encoding uncharacterized protein LOC123401974, translating into MVVGFRRTISFPAPKSAPAAASGSSGKSAAGAGYRVRSASLPCRFHPLVLQLDEDVATLRDLAGGLGLASARSIAEAAQQLGRVLVSLSELLHHPQAQEPLRRLGRSPFAERLLDDFLRLADAHGSFRDVLVALTALQAEARAALRREDPARLASAARGLRRSGRDLPRIASSARAVAGKAPPPAPAGLPSDAAALAAAIVDAAAAVASASAAVFSGVSSLSIAAATARVDVVSAPCWMPSPARFASSSATPRSSHHVVTTKPSSMRIWWVADLMRWMSRAKRRSANKQHADDDGSSAKQPQPDAAVVELDPEEEDRKAAFERMDNLGRCIADVENSGESVFRALVNTRVSLLNILSPGF; encoded by the coding sequence ATGGTGGTCGGTTTCCGCCGCACGATCTCGTTCCCCGCGCCCAAGTCCGCGCCGGCGGCGGCCTCGGGGTCCAGCGGGAAGTCCGCGGCCGGCGCCGGCTACCGCGTCCGCTCGGCGAGCCTGCCCTGCCGCTTCCACCCTCTGGTGCTCCAGCTCGACGAGGACGTCGCCACCCTGCGCGATCTGGCGGGGGGTCTAGGTCTGGCGTCGGCGCGCTCCATCGCGGAGGCCGCGCAGCAGCTGGGCCGGGTGCTGGTGTCGCTCTCCGAGCTGCTCCACCACCCGCAGGCCCAGGAGCCGCTGCGGCGGCTCGGCCGCTCGCCCTTCGCGGAGCGGCTGCTCGACGACTTCCTCCGCCTGGCCGACGCGCACGGCAGCTTCCGCGACGTGCTCGTCGCGCTCACCGCGCTCCAGGCCGAGGCGCGCGCGGCGCTGCGGCGCGAGGACCCGGCGCGCCTCGCGTCCGCCGCGCGCGGGCTTCGCCGCTCCGGCCGCGACCTCCCGCGGATCGCCTCCTCCGCCCGCGCCGTGGCCGGCAAGGCGCCGCCTCCCGCGCCCGCCGGCCTCCCGTCGGACGCGGCCGCTCTCGCCGCCGCCATCGTGGACGCGGCCGCCGCCGTCGCGTCTGCGTCGGCCGCGGTCTTCTCCGGCGTGTCCTCGCTGtccatcgccgccgccacggcccGCGTCGACGTCGTCAGCGCGCCGTGCTGGATGCCCTCTCCCGCAAGGTTCGCCTCCTCGTCAGCCACGCCAAGAAGCAGCCACCACGTCGTCACCACCAAGCCCTCGTCCATGCGCATATGGTGggtcgccgacctgatgcgctggaTGTCGCGTGCGAAGCGCCGGTCGGCGAACAAGCAGCACGCCGACGACGACGGCTCGTCCGCCAAGCAGCCCCAGCCCGACGCGGCCGTGGTCGAGTTAGACCCTGAGGAGGAGGACCGGAAGGCGGCATTTGAGCGCATGGACAACCTCGGACGGTGCATCGCGGACGTGGAGAACAGCGGCGAGAGCGTCTTCCGGGCCCTCGTCAACACCAGAGTCTCCCTGCTCAACATTCTCAGCCcaggcttctga